From the Petrotoga sp. 9PW.55.5.1 genome, one window contains:
- a CDS encoding FAD:protein FMN transferase: protein MRKKNRNNVRLYIYLIALGVGIVLLSLLIFSKPTPVYEEKEFPVLGTIVRVKVAGDKVSTNVLLNVAERELYRIHNKFSPNVEGSVVKKLNEERSIIFDEETLFLFQASINYSIITGGAFDPTIRPLLELWGFDDVNSKKRVPSQEEINEKLKMVDYRFINIDEDKKEISLLKDGVKVDLGGIAKGYAIDLVIQKIKEIDPNATGFVDAGGDIGIIGPKFGELAWVIGIRDPFSNDSLKPIDTIYLTNGAVVTSGDYERFFIQDGKKYHHILDPEDGYPADNASSVTVIAEKAMIADAFSTALFVLGYDNPALEYFTNFGVQAMLISPTGESTETSGFDYFREKLK, encoded by the coding sequence TTGCGGAAGAAAAATCGTAATAATGTAAGACTATACATTTATTTAATTGCCCTTGGAGTTGGAATTGTTTTACTTTCTTTGTTAATATTTTCTAAACCTACCCCTGTTTATGAAGAAAAAGAATTTCCAGTATTAGGTACTATAGTAAGAGTTAAAGTGGCTGGAGATAAGGTTTCTACTAATGTTCTTCTTAATGTAGCAGAGCGAGAATTATACAGGATACACAACAAATTTAGTCCTAATGTTGAAGGAAGTGTAGTAAAGAAACTAAACGAAGAAAGATCTATTATATTTGATGAAGAAACTTTGTTTTTATTTCAAGCATCCATTAACTATTCAATTATCACTGGAGGTGCTTTTGATCCGACTATTCGCCCACTTCTTGAGTTATGGGGATTCGATGATGTAAACTCAAAGAAAAGAGTTCCTTCACAGGAAGAAATTAATGAAAAATTAAAAATGGTTGATTATAGGTTTATAAATATAGATGAAGATAAAAAAGAAATATCTCTATTAAAAGATGGAGTCAAAGTTGATTTGGGGGGAATAGCTAAAGGATATGCAATTGATTTAGTAATTCAAAAAATAAAAGAGATTGATCCAAATGCAACTGGATTTGTTGATGCAGGAGGAGATATAGGAATAATTGGTCCAAAATTTGGTGAATTAGCTTGGGTTATAGGTATTCGAGATCCATTTTCAAATGATTCTCTTAAGCCTATCGATACGATATATTTAACAAATGGTGCTGTTGTAACATCTGGTGATTATGAGAGATTTTTTATACAAGATGGGAAAAAATATCATCATATCTTGGATCCAGAAGATGGATATCCTGCTGACAATGCATCAAGTGTCACTGTTATAGCGGAAAAGGCTATGATAGCTGATGCTTTTTCAACTGCCCTTTTCGTTTTAGGTTACGATAATCCTGCTTTAGAATATTTCACAAATTTTGGAGTTCAAGCTATGCTAATATCTCCTACTGGTGAAAGCACTGAGACTTCAGGTTTTGATTATTTCCGGGAGAAATTAAAATAA